From the Bacillota bacterium genome, one window contains:
- the fliD gene encoding flagellar filament capping protein FliD: protein MSSTPPVQFTGLGSGIDWQSIVQQLIQLDSQPITQMQQQQGALQAASSAWSTIQSELQAFESAAQALTQSTLFSAVTASSSDTGVLAVSGTNGATPGSYAVQVKALATGPVITGNVNVSKVNPNDTLQNQFGITSSGAWTIVYTDSSGNSTTVSVGYDPNQTLAQVAEAVATRTGGAVQLTLGPNGYMQLVGSATGSQASLALTADTGALAADLGFTAGAPAVYGGDASFVVQGQNAGYPQTSHTNTVTLTGALSGLTMTLTGVGTATITVSANQQPFTDAVNAFVSEYNKLVGLLQKETTLGDPSTTADDGPLANDLAAQGMAFRLRQIVTSAVAGATTYQSLADIGIGTSGTDNQLAVTDSAKLSAALQANPQAVLALLTNGSGTGVVDQLSRYVDSMAGNALGGVSGVIPSIEQSLSDQIRQISDQITAFQSRLDLEQQTLTQQFLAMEAA, encoded by the coding sequence GTGAGCAGCACCCCGCCGGTCCAGTTCACGGGCCTGGGCTCGGGCATCGACTGGCAGTCCATCGTCCAGCAGCTGATCCAGCTGGACAGCCAGCCGATCACCCAGATGCAGCAGCAGCAGGGCGCGCTCCAGGCCGCCTCGAGCGCCTGGTCGACCATCCAGAGCGAGCTCCAGGCCTTCGAGTCGGCCGCCCAGGCGCTCACCCAGAGCACGCTCTTCAGCGCGGTGACCGCCAGCTCCAGCGACACGGGCGTCCTCGCCGTCTCCGGGACGAACGGCGCGACGCCGGGGAGCTACGCCGTCCAGGTCAAGGCGCTGGCCACGGGGCCGGTGATCACCGGCAACGTGAACGTCTCCAAGGTCAACCCCAACGACACGCTGCAGAACCAGTTCGGGATCACTTCCTCGGGCGCGTGGACCATCGTCTACACCGACAGCAGCGGCAACAGCACCACGGTCAGCGTCGGCTACGACCCCAACCAGACGCTGGCCCAGGTGGCCGAGGCGGTGGCGACCCGCACGGGCGGCGCCGTCCAGCTGACGCTGGGCCCCAACGGGTATATGCAGCTGGTCGGCTCTGCCACCGGCAGCCAAGCCTCGCTGGCGCTCACCGCGGACACCGGCGCCCTGGCCGCCGATCTCGGGTTCACGGCGGGAGCCCCCGCGGTCTACGGCGGCGACGCCAGCTTCGTCGTCCAGGGCCAGAACGCGGGCTACCCGCAGACCAGCCACACCAACACCGTCACGCTGACCGGCGCCCTCAGCGGCCTGACCATGACGCTGACCGGCGTCGGCACGGCCACCATCACGGTCTCGGCCAACCAGCAGCCCTTCACCGACGCGGTCAACGCCTTCGTCAGCGAGTACAACAAGCTGGTGGGACTCCTCCAGAAGGAGACCACCCTGGGCGATCCCAGCACCACCGCCGACGACGGGCCCCTGGCCAACGATCTGGCGGCGCAGGGGATGGCCTTCCGGCTCCGCCAGATCGTCACCTCCGCCGTCGCCGGCGCGACGACCTACCAGAGCCTGGCCGACATCGGCATCGGCACCAGCGGCACGGACAACCAGCTGGCCGTCACCGACTCCGCCAAGCTGAGCGCCGCCCTCCAGGCCAACCCCCAGGCGGTGCTGGCGCTCCTCACCAACGGCAGCGGCACGGGCGTCGTCGACCAGCTGAGCCGCTACGTGGACAGCATGGCCGGCAACGCCCTCGGCGGGGTGAGCGGCGTCATCCCCTCCATCGAGCAGTCGCTCAGCGACCAGATCCGCCAGATCTCCGACCAGATCACCGCCTTCCAGAGCCGGCTCGACCTGGAGCAGCAGACGCTCACCCAGCAGTTCCTCGCCATGGAGGCGGC